From Pungitius pungitius chromosome 9, fPunPun2.1, whole genome shotgun sequence, one genomic window encodes:
- the gpr179 gene encoding probable G-protein coupled receptor 179 isoform X2 — protein sequence MLVNYFHISYKIIFWASYSFEVLRGPEGTQLTFDLLRLHEAQIDSGQQGVIRVDVNIQDIDLDQCATGDGWFADTHQCNRTTMECVPSPGQGFQLGQYCCRCKEGYYDPETSPPDSDGGAANRSDGGTCYPNMPICLPCWPGCGSCQDGAPCRVQEAWLLRAGVLAVQGVFMLLIFVSMLVAYRHRRSRRIRASGLLLLEMILFGSLLLYFPVFIMYFKPSTFRCILLRWVRMLGFSIVYGTVTLKMYRVLKVFLSRTAQRVPYMSGLHLLRILGVMLMTVSWFLCAWTVGVLQNRDRNIPVFVGTSTWDGQGFNLCHVDRWDYMMAVAELLFLCWGSSLWSAVRPVPSAFHEPRYMGIAIHNELLLSSLFHLFRFTFPSLHPDWMLLLSFTHTHVTITMTLALLFVPKFLYVSKPGRAEIAAEVYEEEVDLRRSGSYLNSSFHSAWSEHTGMDPEDFRDELRKLYAQLEVHKTKKMTANNPHLSKKRSSRCALGRSIIRRIAEIPESMSRRCSRDDRDGSFHSRMSANQSESFRRTPDIVSIGYKSSIKSPSMRKSQSDHHYVRERDHPLCDPALKEDSMKRFSQSETDSLDIPPGVCKSASAQNLSIDTNLLHPDHTRLHKSWSLTSATTHSMENLPKVSRSKTVVSRSRQSISISEQTRSALQLESFDKAEVCPWEMAQEQSGDKNQKHVTYANFEDGSDKGPQSPEALVCPWDHFPSVEKNPSEDRGENDSPKPQVCVSASAPGTPRPQVTKDQRVFSFRGTTTTTKWLAVKAVMGSFDSGSRSSKEGSLNEFKDSVPQKSPESTCTMPRSRRTSRRPSKEKKPLQKRSMTAVEKPCLVKQNAVRLSSGDSTDRSPRRLAAVKSGVYPWDLDDAQRDATCENVFLSRQNSRRSSISSWETISSCRTPSTHRRASNRITLVRSAANKDVCPWDGAGAAQEGLQKQQSIKADVCPWESQAPDVRPRDPQEQGAGSRRGSGRVEACPWESQDIPVIYYTNTSRDSQGPRPLKPLADVCPWETVESPQPSVKQDREFTNVCPWEAEDKAEVVYENLNPLEIKGTLSVPLRQEVMKPAVHLGVSKDILSNKPHAKYPILHLGKQMSKAAESCPWDFPDPPKFTGDICPWDEENNEPTDIGSNTQINIKVDICPRETGHQDKPAGSQKGTSPLRDSSLQTNGEDRTKENICPWESDKTTATSIFSKGLERPADVCPWDSAEPESGNPQTPKTPESHLRQDAVRAEAVKTEISKANLQRQGTSREDVCPWNTEEPKVLQKLDKTVGDVCPWETEEPKVLQKLDKTVGDVCPWETEEPKVLQKLDKIVGDVCPWETEEPKVLQKLDKIVGDVCPWETEEPKVLQRQDSTRGGVYLWESDGQQTSTRSVDYIPNLEEGEVPENQGPLCVEDGPADTSTEQIDETKQNLCRRDAMCPWDMRLSQSGSFTDNATDVFTWEPENIPEEEEEDDAECAAEAFVFPSDL from the exons ATGTTGGTAAATTACTTCCATATTTCTTACAAGATTATTTTCTGGGCTTCTTATTCTTTTGAGGTGCTGCGCGGCCCAGAGGGGACacagctgacctttgacctgctgaGACTGCATGAAGCTCAGATAGACAGCGGCCAGCA aggTGTGATCCGCGTGGACGTCAACATTCAGGACATCGACTTGGACCAATGTGCCACCGGAGACGGCTGGTTTGCAGACACTCACCAGTGCAACCGAACCACCATGGAG TGCGTACCGAGTCCGGGTCAGGGCTTTCAACTGGGTCAGTACTGCTGCCGCTGCAAGGAGGGCTACTACGACCCGGAGACGTCCCCTCCAGACTCAG ATGGCGGCGCCGCGAACCGGAGCGACGGCGGTACGTGTTACCCGAACATGCCCATCTGCCTCCCGTGCTGGCCGGGCTGCGGGAGCTGCCAGGACGGCGCCCCCTGCCGGGTGCAGGAGGCCTGGCTCCTCAGGGCCGGCGTGCTGGCCGTCCAGGGCGTCTTCATGCTCCTCATCTTCGTCAGCATGCTGGTGGCCTACAGGCACCGCCGCAGCCGC aggATCCGGGCGTcgggcctcctgctgctggagatgaTCTTGTTCGGCTCTCTGCTCCTCTACTTCCCG GTGTTCATCATGTACTTCAAGCCGAGTACGTTCAGGTGTATCCTGCTGCGCTGGGTCCGAATGCTCGGCTTCTCCATCGTCTACGGGACGGTCACTCTGAAAATGTACAG GGTCCTGAAGGTGTTCCTCTCACGCACGGCCCAGCGGGTGCCCTACATGTCGGGCCTGCACCTGCTGAGGATTCTGGGAGTGATGCTGATGACGGTCAGCTGGTTCCTGTGCGCGTGGACGGTCGGCGTCCTGCAGAACCGCGACAGGAACATCCCGGTGTTCGTGGGGACCAGCACGTGGGACGGCCAGGGGTTCAACCTGTGCCACGTGGACCGCTGGGACTACATGATGGCTGTGG CCGAGCTTCTGTTCCTGTGCTGGGGGAGCTCCCTGTGGAGCGCCGTGAGGCCGGTTCCCTCGGCCTTCCACGAGCCTCGCTACATGGGCATCGCCATCCACAACGAGCTGCTTCTGTCCTCCCTCTTTCATCTGTTCAG GTTCACttttccctctctccatcctgattggatgctgctgctgtccttcaCGCACACTCATGTGACCATCACCATGACGCTTGCCCTGCTCTTCGTTCCCAAG TTTCTTTACGTGTCCAAGCCGGGGAGGGCGGAGATCGCGGCGGAGGTGTACGAAGAGGAGGTGGACCTGCGGCGCTCCGGCTCGTACCTCAACAGCAGTTTCCACTCTGCGTGGAGCGAGCACACTGGAATGGACCCGGAGGACTTTCGG GATGAACTGAGGAAGTTATATGCCCAGTTAGAAGTCCACAAGACCAAAAAGATGACCGCAAACAACCCCCATCTGTCAAAGAAGCGAAGTTCTCGCTGTGCATTGGGAAGATCCATTATAAGACGCATTGCTGAGATCCCAGAAAGCATGAGCCGGCGGTGCAGCCGCGACGACAGAGACGGGTCCTTCCACAGCAGGATGAGTGCGAACCAATCAGAGTCCTTCAGGAGAACCCCGGACATTGTCAGCATCGGTTACAAGAGTTCCATAAAATCCCCATCGATGCGCAAGTCCCAAAGCGATCATCACTATGTCAGGGAAAGAGACCACCCCTTGTGTGACCCCGCGTTGAAGGAAGACTCCATGAAGAGGTTTTCGCAATCGGAGACGGATTCCTTGGATATCCCGCCAGGAGTTTGCAAGTCAGCCAGTGCCCAAAATCTGTCAATCGATACCAATCTCCTGCACCCTGATCACACCAGGCTCCATAAGTCCTGGAGTCTGACCTCAGCCACCACCCATTCGATGGAGAACTTACCGAAGGTTAGCAGATCCAAAACAGTGGTGTCCAGGTCCCGGCAGAGCATTTCCATTAGTGAGCAGACAAGGAGCGCTCTCCAGCTGGAGTCATTTGACAAGGCCGAGGTCTGTCCTTGGGAGATGGCTCAAGAACAATCGGGGGACAAGAACCAGAAACATGTCACCTACGCAAACTTCGAGGACGGCTCCGACAAAGGGCCACAATCGCCAGAAGCGCTGGTCTGTCCCTGGGACCATTTCCCATCCGTAGAAAAGAACCCTTCAGAGGACAGGGGGGAGAATGACTCCCCGAAACCacaggtttgtgtgtctgcgagcGCACCAGGCACTCCGAGACCACAGGTCACGAAGGATCAGCGCGTCTTCTCCTTCCgcggcaccaccaccaccaccaagtgGCTCGCTGTGAAAGCAGTCATGGGATCCTTTGACAGCGGAAGCCGGTCCAGCAAGGAGGGGAGTTTAAATGAGTTCAAGGATTCCGTTCCACAGAAAAGTCCGGAGAGCACTTGCACAATGCCGAGATCGAGGAGAACGAGTCGACGTCCCAGCAAGGAAAAGAAGCCATTGCAGAAAAGAAGCATGACAGCGGTGGAAAAACCGTGTCTCGTGAAACAGAATGCGGTCAGACTTTCTTCCGGGGATTCTACCGACAGAAGCCCCAGGAGGCTTGCCGCCGTGAAGTCGGGCGTCTACCCGTGGGACCTGGACGACGCGCAAAGGGATGCCacttgtgaaaatgtgtttttatcgAGGCAGAACAGCAGGCGTAGCAGTATCAGTTCTTGGGAAACCATTAGCAGCTGCAGAACTCCTTCAACTCACCGAAGAGCAAGTAATCGAATCACACTGGTCCGCAGTGCTGCCAACAAAGACGTGTGTCCATGGGATGGAGCTGGTGCTGCCCAGGAAGGGCTCCAGAAGCAGCAGAGCATCAAAGCCGACGTCTGCCCTTGGGAATCTCAGGCACCTGACGTACGTCCAAGGGATCCTCAAGAGCAAGGGGCTGGGAGCAGGCGAGGAAGTGGTCGTGTTGAGGCGTGTCCTTGGGAATCACAGGATATTCCAGTTATTTATTATACGAACACGTCGAGAGACTCACAAGGACCTCGGCCGTTGAAACCTCTGGCAGATGTATGTCCCTGGGAGACTGTGGAAAGTCCCCAACCTTCTGTGAAGCAAGATCGTGAATTTACTAATGTTTGTCCCTGGGAGGCTGAGGACAAGGCTGAAGTTGTATATGAAAACCTAAATCCTTTGGAGATCAAGGGGACGCTGTCTGTGCCTCTTCGTCAAGAGGTCATGAAACCTGCCGTCCACCTGGGGGTGTCAAAGGACATTTTAAGTAATAAGCCCCATGCAAAATACCCTATCCTGCATTTGGGGAAACAAATGTCCAAGGCAGCAGAAAGTTGTCCCTGGGATTTCCCTGATCCCCCTAAATTCACAGGAGACATTTGTCCTTGGGATGAGGAGAACAACGAGCCAACTGATATAggctcaaacacacaaataaacatcaaGGTAGACATTTGTCCCCGGGAGACTGGACATCAAGACAAACCGGCAGGCTCACAAAAAGGTACTTCGCCTTTGAGAGATTCTTCTCTGCAGACTAATGGGGAAgacagaacaaaagaaaacatatgTCCCTGGGAATCCGATAAAACCACAGCAACCAGCATCTTCTCAAAAGGACTGGAAAGGCCAGCAGATGTTTGTCCATGGGATAGTGCTGAACCAGAATCAGGAAATCCACAGACTCCCAAAACACCTGAGAGTCATTTGAGGCAAGACGCAGTTCGCGCAGAGGcagtaaaaacagaaatatcaaAAGCAAACTTACAAAGACAAGGAACGTCGAGGGAAGACGTTTGTCCTTGGAATACAGAAGAACCAAAGGTTCTCCAAAAGCTAGACAAGACTGTGGGAGATGTTTGTCCTTGGGAGACAGAAGAACCAAAGGTTCTCCAAAAGCTAGACAAGACTGTGGGAGATGTTTGTCCTTGGGAGACAGAAGAACCAAAGGTTCTCCAAAAGCTAGACAAGATTGTGGGAGATGTTTGTCCTTGGGAGACAGAAGAACCAAAGGTTCTCCAAAAGCTAGACAAGATTGTGGGAGATGTTTGTCCTTGGGAGACAGAAGAACCAAAGGTTCTCCAAAGGCAAGATAGCACACGGGGAGGTGTTTATCTGTGGGAGTCTGATGGTCAACAAACCTCAACCAGGAGCGTAGATTATATACCCAACCTTGAGGAAGGAGAAGTCCCAGAGAACCAGGGGCCACTGTGTGTTGAAGACGGCCCAGCAGACACCAGCACAGAGCAGATAGACGAGACCAAACAGAACCTGTGCCGGCGGGATGCGATGTGTCCCTGGGACATGAGACTGAGCCAATCGGGTTCCTTCACGGACAACGCCACGGATGTCTTCACGTGGGAGCCCGAGAATATtcccgaggaagaggaggaggacgacgcaGAATGTGCCGCCGAGGCGTTTGTGTTCCCGTCTGACTTGTGA
- the gpr179 gene encoding probable G-protein coupled receptor 179 isoform X1 has protein sequence MGPVWLLLLIPALLRAQVTPGIAPGPSVGADNSTDLLANSTAKVSPSSTFGPTLPPPEAPTQEEDDWSPAETFLYTRDASALEAARCSRAYSPPGMSGSLPASFGAPLRPALDALANTANFLNMIFQASDLRESTVQEDMEWYHALVRALMEADLLIRRALLTFDADPTSPAPQLVLCASRNPTAKVQTIILQDLSKAWDSLHPPAPAPDDSWFRSLKFPESNRPAAALSKRVLLNDLSTLDTPKWRQGDSYVTDRSGVRWGGSPFLDCEDGLFLSDWMLTLSTSFYGLKPDLTPEFRGVIRVDVNIQDIDLDQCATGDGWFADTHQCNRTTMECVPSPGQGFQLGQYCCRCKEGYYDPETSPPDSDGGAANRSDGGTCYPNMPICLPCWPGCGSCQDGAPCRVQEAWLLRAGVLAVQGVFMLLIFVSMLVAYRHRRSRRIRASGLLLLEMILFGSLLLYFPVFIMYFKPSTFRCILLRWVRMLGFSIVYGTVTLKMYRVLKVFLSRTAQRVPYMSGLHLLRILGVMLMTVSWFLCAWTVGVLQNRDRNIPVFVGTSTWDGQGFNLCHVDRWDYMMAVAELLFLCWGSSLWSAVRPVPSAFHEPRYMGIAIHNELLLSSLFHLFRFTFPSLHPDWMLLLSFTHTHVTITMTLALLFVPKFLYVSKPGRAEIAAEVYEEEVDLRRSGSYLNSSFHSAWSEHTGMDPEDFRDELRKLYAQLEVHKTKKMTANNPHLSKKRSSRCALGRSIIRRIAEIPESMSRRCSRDDRDGSFHSRMSANQSESFRRTPDIVSIGYKSSIKSPSMRKSQSDHHYVRERDHPLCDPALKEDSMKRFSQSETDSLDIPPGVCKSASAQNLSIDTNLLHPDHTRLHKSWSLTSATTHSMENLPKVSRSKTVVSRSRQSISISEQTRSALQLESFDKAEVCPWEMAQEQSGDKNQKHVTYANFEDGSDKGPQSPEALVCPWDHFPSVEKNPSEDRGENDSPKPQVCVSASAPGTPRPQVTKDQRVFSFRGTTTTTKWLAVKAVMGSFDSGSRSSKEGSLNEFKDSVPQKSPESTCTMPRSRRTSRRPSKEKKPLQKRSMTAVEKPCLVKQNAVRLSSGDSTDRSPRRLAAVKSGVYPWDLDDAQRDATCENVFLSRQNSRRSSISSWETISSCRTPSTHRRASNRITLVRSAANKDVCPWDGAGAAQEGLQKQQSIKADVCPWESQAPDVRPRDPQEQGAGSRRGSGRVEACPWESQDIPVIYYTNTSRDSQGPRPLKPLADVCPWETVESPQPSVKQDREFTNVCPWEAEDKAEVVYENLNPLEIKGTLSVPLRQEVMKPAVHLGVSKDILSNKPHAKYPILHLGKQMSKAAESCPWDFPDPPKFTGDICPWDEENNEPTDIGSNTQINIKVDICPRETGHQDKPAGSQKGTSPLRDSSLQTNGEDRTKENICPWESDKTTATSIFSKGLERPADVCPWDSAEPESGNPQTPKTPESHLRQDAVRAEAVKTEISKANLQRQGTSREDVCPWNTEEPKVLQKLDKTVGDVCPWETEEPKVLQKLDKTVGDVCPWETEEPKVLQKLDKIVGDVCPWETEEPKVLQKLDKIVGDVCPWETEEPKVLQRQDSTRGGVYLWESDGQQTSTRSVDYIPNLEEGEVPENQGPLCVEDGPADTSTEQIDETKQNLCRRDAMCPWDMRLSQSGSFTDNATDVFTWEPENIPEEEEEDDAECAAEAFVFPSDL, from the exons ATGGGACCTGTTTGGCTTCTCCTTCTGATCCCAGCCCTGCTCAGAGCGCAGGTGACACCAGGCATCGCACCTGGACCCTCGGTGGGCGCGGACAACAGCACCGACTTGTTGGCGAACAGCACCGCAAAGGTCTCCCCCTCTAGTACCTTCGGACCTACGTTGCCGCCTCCAGAAGCCCCCAcgcaggaggaggatgactgGTCACCGGCAGAGACCTTCCTGTACACCAGAGACGCGTCGGCTCTGGAGGCCGCCCGCTGCTCGCGGGCCTACAGCCCGCCCGGGATGTCCGGATCGCTGCCCGCCAGCTTCGGTGCCCCCCTGCGGCCGGCTCTGGACGCGCTGGCCAACACGGCCAACTTCCTCAACATGATCTTCCAGGCCAGTGACCTGCGGGAGAGCACCGTGCAGGAGGACATGGAGTGGTACCACGCCCTGGTTCGGGCCCTCATGGAGGCCGACCTGCTCATACGGCGCGCCCTGCTCACCTTCGACGCCGACCCGACGTCACCGGCGCCGCAGCTGGTGCTCTGCGCCTCGCGCAACCCGACGGCCAAGGTGCAAACCATCATCCTCCAGGACCTGTCCAAGGCCTGGGACAGCCTGCACCCGCCCGCCCCGGCACCCGATGACAGCTGGTTCCGAAGCCTCAAGTTCCCCGAGTCCAACCGGCCGGCGGCGGCCCTGTCCAAGCGGGTGCTTCTCAACGACCTCAGCACCTTGGACACGCCCAAGTGGAGGCAGGGCGACAGCTACGTGACCGATCGCAGCGGGGTGCGGTGGGGCGGCAGCCCGTTCCTCGACTGCGAGGATGGACTCTTCCTGTCCGACTGGATGCTCACCTTGTCCACGTCGTTCTACGGCCTCAAGCCCGACCTGACGCCCGAGTTCAG aggTGTGATCCGCGTGGACGTCAACATTCAGGACATCGACTTGGACCAATGTGCCACCGGAGACGGCTGGTTTGCAGACACTCACCAGTGCAACCGAACCACCATGGAG TGCGTACCGAGTCCGGGTCAGGGCTTTCAACTGGGTCAGTACTGCTGCCGCTGCAAGGAGGGCTACTACGACCCGGAGACGTCCCCTCCAGACTCAG ATGGCGGCGCCGCGAACCGGAGCGACGGCGGTACGTGTTACCCGAACATGCCCATCTGCCTCCCGTGCTGGCCGGGCTGCGGGAGCTGCCAGGACGGCGCCCCCTGCCGGGTGCAGGAGGCCTGGCTCCTCAGGGCCGGCGTGCTGGCCGTCCAGGGCGTCTTCATGCTCCTCATCTTCGTCAGCATGCTGGTGGCCTACAGGCACCGCCGCAGCCGC aggATCCGGGCGTcgggcctcctgctgctggagatgaTCTTGTTCGGCTCTCTGCTCCTCTACTTCCCG GTGTTCATCATGTACTTCAAGCCGAGTACGTTCAGGTGTATCCTGCTGCGCTGGGTCCGAATGCTCGGCTTCTCCATCGTCTACGGGACGGTCACTCTGAAAATGTACAG GGTCCTGAAGGTGTTCCTCTCACGCACGGCCCAGCGGGTGCCCTACATGTCGGGCCTGCACCTGCTGAGGATTCTGGGAGTGATGCTGATGACGGTCAGCTGGTTCCTGTGCGCGTGGACGGTCGGCGTCCTGCAGAACCGCGACAGGAACATCCCGGTGTTCGTGGGGACCAGCACGTGGGACGGCCAGGGGTTCAACCTGTGCCACGTGGACCGCTGGGACTACATGATGGCTGTGG CCGAGCTTCTGTTCCTGTGCTGGGGGAGCTCCCTGTGGAGCGCCGTGAGGCCGGTTCCCTCGGCCTTCCACGAGCCTCGCTACATGGGCATCGCCATCCACAACGAGCTGCTTCTGTCCTCCCTCTTTCATCTGTTCAG GTTCACttttccctctctccatcctgattggatgctgctgctgtccttcaCGCACACTCATGTGACCATCACCATGACGCTTGCCCTGCTCTTCGTTCCCAAG TTTCTTTACGTGTCCAAGCCGGGGAGGGCGGAGATCGCGGCGGAGGTGTACGAAGAGGAGGTGGACCTGCGGCGCTCCGGCTCGTACCTCAACAGCAGTTTCCACTCTGCGTGGAGCGAGCACACTGGAATGGACCCGGAGGACTTTCGG GATGAACTGAGGAAGTTATATGCCCAGTTAGAAGTCCACAAGACCAAAAAGATGACCGCAAACAACCCCCATCTGTCAAAGAAGCGAAGTTCTCGCTGTGCATTGGGAAGATCCATTATAAGACGCATTGCTGAGATCCCAGAAAGCATGAGCCGGCGGTGCAGCCGCGACGACAGAGACGGGTCCTTCCACAGCAGGATGAGTGCGAACCAATCAGAGTCCTTCAGGAGAACCCCGGACATTGTCAGCATCGGTTACAAGAGTTCCATAAAATCCCCATCGATGCGCAAGTCCCAAAGCGATCATCACTATGTCAGGGAAAGAGACCACCCCTTGTGTGACCCCGCGTTGAAGGAAGACTCCATGAAGAGGTTTTCGCAATCGGAGACGGATTCCTTGGATATCCCGCCAGGAGTTTGCAAGTCAGCCAGTGCCCAAAATCTGTCAATCGATACCAATCTCCTGCACCCTGATCACACCAGGCTCCATAAGTCCTGGAGTCTGACCTCAGCCACCACCCATTCGATGGAGAACTTACCGAAGGTTAGCAGATCCAAAACAGTGGTGTCCAGGTCCCGGCAGAGCATTTCCATTAGTGAGCAGACAAGGAGCGCTCTCCAGCTGGAGTCATTTGACAAGGCCGAGGTCTGTCCTTGGGAGATGGCTCAAGAACAATCGGGGGACAAGAACCAGAAACATGTCACCTACGCAAACTTCGAGGACGGCTCCGACAAAGGGCCACAATCGCCAGAAGCGCTGGTCTGTCCCTGGGACCATTTCCCATCCGTAGAAAAGAACCCTTCAGAGGACAGGGGGGAGAATGACTCCCCGAAACCacaggtttgtgtgtctgcgagcGCACCAGGCACTCCGAGACCACAGGTCACGAAGGATCAGCGCGTCTTCTCCTTCCgcggcaccaccaccaccaccaagtgGCTCGCTGTGAAAGCAGTCATGGGATCCTTTGACAGCGGAAGCCGGTCCAGCAAGGAGGGGAGTTTAAATGAGTTCAAGGATTCCGTTCCACAGAAAAGTCCGGAGAGCACTTGCACAATGCCGAGATCGAGGAGAACGAGTCGACGTCCCAGCAAGGAAAAGAAGCCATTGCAGAAAAGAAGCATGACAGCGGTGGAAAAACCGTGTCTCGTGAAACAGAATGCGGTCAGACTTTCTTCCGGGGATTCTACCGACAGAAGCCCCAGGAGGCTTGCCGCCGTGAAGTCGGGCGTCTACCCGTGGGACCTGGACGACGCGCAAAGGGATGCCacttgtgaaaatgtgtttttatcgAGGCAGAACAGCAGGCGTAGCAGTATCAGTTCTTGGGAAACCATTAGCAGCTGCAGAACTCCTTCAACTCACCGAAGAGCAAGTAATCGAATCACACTGGTCCGCAGTGCTGCCAACAAAGACGTGTGTCCATGGGATGGAGCTGGTGCTGCCCAGGAAGGGCTCCAGAAGCAGCAGAGCATCAAAGCCGACGTCTGCCCTTGGGAATCTCAGGCACCTGACGTACGTCCAAGGGATCCTCAAGAGCAAGGGGCTGGGAGCAGGCGAGGAAGTGGTCGTGTTGAGGCGTGTCCTTGGGAATCACAGGATATTCCAGTTATTTATTATACGAACACGTCGAGAGACTCACAAGGACCTCGGCCGTTGAAACCTCTGGCAGATGTATGTCCCTGGGAGACTGTGGAAAGTCCCCAACCTTCTGTGAAGCAAGATCGTGAATTTACTAATGTTTGTCCCTGGGAGGCTGAGGACAAGGCTGAAGTTGTATATGAAAACCTAAATCCTTTGGAGATCAAGGGGACGCTGTCTGTGCCTCTTCGTCAAGAGGTCATGAAACCTGCCGTCCACCTGGGGGTGTCAAAGGACATTTTAAGTAATAAGCCCCATGCAAAATACCCTATCCTGCATTTGGGGAAACAAATGTCCAAGGCAGCAGAAAGTTGTCCCTGGGATTTCCCTGATCCCCCTAAATTCACAGGAGACATTTGTCCTTGGGATGAGGAGAACAACGAGCCAACTGATATAggctcaaacacacaaataaacatcaaGGTAGACATTTGTCCCCGGGAGACTGGACATCAAGACAAACCGGCAGGCTCACAAAAAGGTACTTCGCCTTTGAGAGATTCTTCTCTGCAGACTAATGGGGAAgacagaacaaaagaaaacatatgTCCCTGGGAATCCGATAAAACCACAGCAACCAGCATCTTCTCAAAAGGACTGGAAAGGCCAGCAGATGTTTGTCCATGGGATAGTGCTGAACCAGAATCAGGAAATCCACAGACTCCCAAAACACCTGAGAGTCATTTGAGGCAAGACGCAGTTCGCGCAGAGGcagtaaaaacagaaatatcaaAAGCAAACTTACAAAGACAAGGAACGTCGAGGGAAGACGTTTGTCCTTGGAATACAGAAGAACCAAAGGTTCTCCAAAAGCTAGACAAGACTGTGGGAGATGTTTGTCCTTGGGAGACAGAAGAACCAAAGGTTCTCCAAAAGCTAGACAAGACTGTGGGAGATGTTTGTCCTTGGGAGACAGAAGAACCAAAGGTTCTCCAAAAGCTAGACAAGATTGTGGGAGATGTTTGTCCTTGGGAGACAGAAGAACCAAAGGTTCTCCAAAAGCTAGACAAGATTGTGGGAGATGTTTGTCCTTGGGAGACAGAAGAACCAAAGGTTCTCCAAAGGCAAGATAGCACACGGGGAGGTGTTTATCTGTGGGAGTCTGATGGTCAACAAACCTCAACCAGGAGCGTAGATTATATACCCAACCTTGAGGAAGGAGAAGTCCCAGAGAACCAGGGGCCACTGTGTGTTGAAGACGGCCCAGCAGACACCAGCACAGAGCAGATAGACGAGACCAAACAGAACCTGTGCCGGCGGGATGCGATGTGTCCCTGGGACATGAGACTGAGCCAATCGGGTTCCTTCACGGACAACGCCACGGATGTCTTCACGTGGGAGCCCGAGAATATtcccgaggaagaggaggaggacgacgcaGAATGTGCCGCCGAGGCGTTTGTGTTCCCGTCTGACTTGTGA